The Schistocerca nitens isolate TAMUIC-IGC-003100 chromosome 6, iqSchNite1.1, whole genome shotgun sequence DNA segment CATTGCTTATATAATAAATCAGCCACGGAAACTGAGATGTGGACCGACTCAACTGTGAGTTGAACCCTGCCTAGACATAATAGATTTTACAGGAGGAGGTCATTTCCCGGTTTCCCGGAATCAATTATAAACTAAAGTACTTTGTATAATTCTGAAAGTCTTGTAGTCTGCCGATTATCTCCCATTTGCGAGGAGAAACTGACTTTCTTGCGCGTGAACACATTATCTTAAAAAATAAGCTATTGGAACTGCAACATTAGTTACAAAACATTAACTGTAGGGTGCTCCAAATTAACGAATACTGGCCGTCCATTGAAAAAGTAAACCCAAAATTGATATGAATTGGGAAAGAGTTACTGCAGAACAAATACAGAACAAAGGGTTGTACTTAGTTTTTTTGTCAACGGAATTATGGAGTTATAAACGTAAATGTTATTTGCATAGAAGCAAACTTGGAGGCTGCAGCAATATTGTTTGCAAAACTGTAAATAATTCTCTACATCAATGAAAATGAGCTTACACAAACTCTTGAAACTGATAAAACTGCAGAGTGATACTATTTGGTGACATTAATATAGACattatgtttaaaattatataaataagTTATTTGGTACATAAAATGTTTTTCAACTTTTACTGTGCAAACGATAAATTAACAAATGTTGACCATACTTAGATGATATAGCAGCCAATTTTCAGTTAAACAGAAAGCAGGCAAATATTGATGTAGGTATCTCAGACCATGAAAAGCTGTGAGTTAGATGAtagctaaataataaataaataaatagctgttCTTCTGGGCATGGAAGGCTAATCTGAACCATAAATCACAAATTAAACCAACCAAAAAGGAAATTAATCTAAATGAACTGGAGTAAACTATTCCTGCATGGCATGAAATTGAAAAGAGGTGGCGACTGAGCTCTTAAACGTAATAACTCGAAACCTTCAATGGAATATGTTCCAAATGTTACAAAAATCATTGCAAGGAGAACTACTCCTAAACTTCAGTGATGCATCATGTAACAGTACAGCTCACAAGGAAATTTGCACAATAGTAAAAAGGCATTATAAATCAGAAATAGTTACATATAAAACTAATGAACACATTCTTAATGCACCAAACAAAAGTACGGCAGGATATGAGGTCATTAAATTAGAGGTAAATAGAAAATAGAATAACAGCCCCATTTCGAACCCACCAGATGTGTTAAACATAAATTTAAGCCTCTTCTCAGGCATCAGTTTAAAGGAAGACGTGAGAAAAGTTGAAGCACTACTGTCTACTACAGCCAACAATAAAAATTGTAGTTTTAGCTGTATGAAGGTAGCTAGTAAAAGACATTAAGTAACTCTATCTTGAACTATGTAACTAAACGAACAAAAATCATCTTAGGGTCTTTAACAAACTTAATACACACATTATTAGATGTTTACATACACACTTAAAAAAATTCAACTTTTAATAGAAAATGGCATATGGTATACAAACTACATGGGATCCATTATGAGCCAAAGAGGACTGAAAGTTCGTTTGTCCCTTAGAACATAGTCACTCTCAAAATTTGACTGTAGCTAATTACTGACATATTACTCATTTCTTTTTACAGTGGACTGAACTTTCAAGACTTAATGGTGCGTCAAGGTGCCATAGACTCCCCTCCAAAGACACCTTTCATTCTGGGATTTGAGTGTGCAGGAGACATTGAGGAAGTGGGCCCTGGTGTGGAAGGATTCAAGGTTTGTTAAAAATACAGTGAATTCTGCAGAATAACAATAAGTTACTGTTTGATATCCGCATCTGTATCTACCTCTTAGTGGTATATAGATAAAAGGTTGCCTCATTCTTACAGCTTGTCAGAAGATAATTACGTTTCAGTCTTGTTGGTTTGGTCTTACAGGTTGGTGACAGTGTGGTGGCTTTGCCAGAGTACAGAGCATGGGCAGAGCTTGTGGCTGTACCAGCAAAGTATGTGTTTCCTCTTCCAAGTGGAATGACACACCTAGATGCTGCAGCCATTGCTATGAACTACATAGTGGCCTACGTACTGTTGTTTGAGTGAGTTGGGTGGATTGGCTCCAGGGAAGAGTGTGCTGGTTCATTCTGCAGGTGGTGGCGTGGTAAGTAGAACTAGCAACtacgtctctctttctctctctctctctctctctctctttctctctctctctctctctctctctctttctctctctctttctctctctctttcctctctctctttctctctctctttctctttctctttctctttctctctctctctctctctctctctctctctctctctctctctctctctctctctctctctctttctcttcccccccccctctctctctctctctttctcttccccccccctctctctctctctctctctttctcttcccccccccccccccctctctctctctctctctctctctctctctctctctctctctctctctctctctctctctctccaactcggCCATTGGATGCACTATCTGTGCATCACAAGGTCACCTGCTCTTTTTCAGTTCCATATCTTGTGTAGGCCTGCTCTCCCTCTGTACTCTCATTTCTTCTCCTCATTCGGAGGTTGAAAAGGGTAGAGTCCACAACAAGACATGgtgtgcctgccccccccccccccccctcagttccCCTGGAGGTGCCATCTCCCCCTCCACAACATAACTCtaacatcttatttatggatgtctcaCCACCCTCGATGGTGATTACCACTGACCCAGTGACATGACCTCCCCTCAGCTTCTTTATGTCAAACATGCATTCTCACCACACaataatccagtggaattgcaatggatattactgtcacctaCCGGGAATACAACTTGTTTCCTCTTAGTCTGTGCACTTCTGTGGCGACCATTCTCCAGCATTTCATGGTTATTGGGCATTCTGTTGGAATCAGGACAGCCCTGGGATACCATCTGAAGGGATTTGCACTTAGGTTCACACCAATGTCATCAATGGTTGGATTCCCCTTCGTACCAACCTGGAAGCTATAGCGATAAGAGTGAAAACAACCCCAGCAATCACCATCTGcagtgtctacctccctccaggtaggccacttccatATGTTGACCTGCCTACCTTAATACATAAATTCCCACCCCCCATATCACCTCCTCAGGGGGGTGCGTCTATCAGTGCCTTGCACATAAGTCCCGTTGAGTCTCCTCACGGAAGTGGGGATTTCCCATCTACAAATACAATGGAGCCAAGTCCTGGTTTCCTATGCAATAGTCATTCGATGATTGCCTGGCCATCCCGTGCACCCTGTCCTCTTTGTAAACAAGGGACAACTCCCTCCTAGCACCTGCCCTTGTGTGGGATTGCTGATTGGCCTCTTTTGCGCCTATGATATTTTGGCACCTTGTGTGCTCCATCCTTGAAGAGTTCTAGGGTGCTTCAATCTTCTACACTGGTGGTTCTAAAATATGAGGCGGGATACACTTCTACATCTACTGGCATGGAACACGATTTACTGCTGGAATGATgaagtgtgttcacagcagagctgctagccattgacagggccctccattttgttactcCAGCCTCCCCTCACAGTGTTTTGATAAGTAAAAACTCAATGAGCAGCTTGCAGGCTACAGATCTTTCTTACTCTACTCTACTCAACCTTTGGTCACTGATATctacaaccatctctggccatgcTGCCTGCTCAGTTGCCTTTTTCTACATCCCAAATCATGTGGGGAATCCCAGGGAATAAACTGGCTGACGGACTTGAGAGGCAGGTACTTACCCCCCATTCCATGTCATGATTCCAGGTGCAGATACATGGGTCCACATCAGATCTCTctctgcccaaaagtggaatgccatCTAGTTCACCACTGTTCAGTAATAAAATGCGTACAATCAGACTACTGCAGTCTGGtgctcttccttctgctcctctcagTAGTAGTCCACTGTTTTGTGTTGTCTAAACATTCGCCTTGCCGACTGTTTCCTCTTGCGTAATGGGCCACCCCCACAATGtggctgtggagccagactgactgtATCCCATACACTGGTGGAATGTCCTCTTCTTTTGGCCCTTCACAGTAAGTACAGTCTTCCAGATTCTTTGTCCTCAACATTAGATGATGATTCATGCCTTCTACTCTGTGTTGTAACTTCCCCACTTTATAGTTTGACCCCCTCTGACGGGATCCATTCACATATAATGGACCCTCTCTCTTACACAAGTAACTTTGGAAttgcaggactgatgacctcactgtttagtctGATAGCCCCCTTCAGTCTCTTTCTCTATTAGGGTACTCAGCCTTACTTTAATCTGAGATAGTTAAAATTGTCAGTACTCCTATACCACTAATTTTGTGTAGCAATCTATTTTCAGAGAGATCCTGAGATATGGTCTCTCAGCTGAAAAACATGCCATTAACAGTTCATAAACTAGCCTTCAGCTAGTTCCTAGTAACTTCGGTCAATTTCCACGAAACAGAATGCAATTCGGTCATTTGCCCAAGACACACAACATTGTTTccatgaaaataaatgtaatttattatCTTCTGTTAGatctcgcgccccccccccccccccccccttaaccacCACCTCTAGCTAGTTATCAGATTGCAATCTGATACTCCTGTCTGCAAAGCATGAGTGCACATCCAAGACCACAATACTTCTTTAGATAACCAGAAAATAAGAAGTGTGAAATAGCATTCCAATCTGCAGGCACACAGTTCTAAAGGtctctatattaaaaaaaaaatactcatgTGTGAGTCACTCACTCCAGATGACATGTTAAACACCTGTAAACACCTGTAAACATCACCTTTCTCCCTTATCTTCCACAAATTGGAACCATCTTCTGGTATTGTCTTGTCAGTTGACTCATCAATTTTGGTAACAAAATGCAGCTCCATGAAATTATTGCAATAGTTAGCTCTTTCTTGGTGTAAGGATCTGAAATGCAGGCACTTCATTCCCATTCTCATAAGCTTTTGCTATTATTTGAAAATCATGCTCCCTTAAGTAAGCATAGTAGGAAAAAACTATTATTGAATGATGTAGGTATGTAGGAAGTACATTAACCAAGGAAGGAAACAAGGACAAAATTTCAGACATGATAAAATTGtccaaaattttattattgtgcaTGAGGCATAATTCAAAGAAGGAAAATACCTGCCAAAGCAAAGATTATGATATACAATTCATGTTATCTGCCAGTTTTGACCTATGGATCAGAATAATGGACTTGAACAAAGATCTGAATAGCATACAATCAATAGGTATGTATGTTTTAGAGATCCTGGGCAAGGTAAAGGGCAGGATAAGgaatgaaaaatatgaaacatcCTGCAGATACAGTCTGCTACAAGAAACCACAGGAGAAAGAGGCTtgaatggtttggccacattaAGAGAAGGGGTTGAGAGAGACTTTCAAAAGAGTTCTAGAATGGGCAGAATCAGGATGAAAGTATTTGAAGACCATGAAAAAGATGGAGAGACAAGGTCAAGGATGATGTGAACTGAAGAGGATGGCAATGTAAGGAGATGCTGAAAGATAGACTGTGAGAGAAAGGACAAGCGTGGAACAGGCTCTATGAATGAGCTGCAGAGGCAGTGGCTCCAATCACAACCCAGGCTACACAATACCCTTCCTTTGCAACACTGGATACACTCTCTGCCATCTCCAATAGTAAAGAGTAACAGCTTACTGATGTGGCCAGAAATGACATTAAGAGCCTGTAGAGGAAATTCATGAAAGCTATACATAATTATATGGCTGAATTTTCCTGTGAGAGGAAAACATCATATTAAAACATTAAACAAGGGCCATGCTGAATGTAATAAGCAAcatgttattaaattttatttattttttagtgcaTCCCCTTAATCTCACATTTTGCCACATAGTCCCTTTCTTTGAATACATATTTCCTACAATTATGCAATTTCAAAAATACCATTACCACAGAGCTGCATTCCAGCTtcccaaagaaactgatgcaccacTTGCTGAACATAAAGTTTCTTGCCTTTGTACCTGTTCTTTAAGAGAACCAAAAAGATGATAGTCAGAGTGTGCCAAGCTGGGCTGTAGGTAGGTTGTGGAAGTGTTTCCCTTACCCAAATTTCATGATCTTATCCACAGTGATACAAGCAATGTGAGGATACATATTATCCTGTTGTAAGACTATCTTCTTTCCAGAGCCCTCAGGGCTTACTGAAATAGTGGATATAGTGGACACATTCATTTGTCCAGTCTCAAGAAAATAAATTTGAACACAGCTGTGCATCCAAGAAGACAGTATTCACAActttactctgcaaaccaccttgatgtgcatggtagagggtacttcccactgtaccagttactaggatttcttcctgttccattcgcgtatggagtgcaggaagaatgattgttagaATGCCTATGCCCCTGCAATAAATATTCTAATCTGGTTCTCATGGTTCCTACATGAATGATACATAGAGGATTCTAGTATATTCAAAGGGTCAACATTTAAAGTCAGCTCTTTAAGCTTTAACACACACACTCTTGAGATAATTTAACTCTATCTTAAAGTGTCTTCCGGTCAAGTTCCTTCATTATCTCTCTGGCTCTCCTGTGAATGGAACAAACatgctgccctttctgtacatgttcaatatcccctgttagtgctatttggtatgggtcccacatgctcaagcaatattctagaactggtcgcatgagtgatttgtgagcagtctcctttgtagactgattgtactttctcagtattctaccaataaactgaagtctaccacctgttttatccatgactgagccaatgtgatcattctattccatttcatatccctacaaagtgttccaCCCAGACAATTGTACAAGCTGACAGGTTCCAACTGAGGCTCACTGATACTATAATCATAAGACACTTTTTTTCATTtcataaagtgcacaattttacatttctgaacatttaaagcaagttgtcaatcttagCAACACTTCTTAATAATCTCAACTTTGAATCACTTCTTGCACTGCACTGTGTTCTACAGGAAGTTTTGCAACAATTTCATTCACTGTGAAAGACGTTTCTTCTCTAACAAACCCATCAACTCTTTCCTATTCAAGTTTCATGGAGGTGGGCAGAGACAGCTAAGAGGCTTGTCTTGTATGCTCATGTTTCAATTTTTGAAACACTTCACCCATCACCTAACCCTGCTGGTGCCCACGTGGACAGTTCCATAGGCACACTGAAGCCTTGAGGTGAATTTCAGCAGCACATTTTCCTTCTAAAATAAGGAATTAAATGACAGCACCCTGTTAAAAATGGACATTGATGTTGTCCATTTTGAAAATACTGCCTCAGTTATGTGATGGGTGCTAATGAAGTCACAATATGGCAACATGTGTTGTAAAGTCTGTAGATTATGATCAGTTGGTtgtcataatgagattttcactctgcagcggagtgtgcgccgatatgaaacttcctggcagattaaaactgtgtgccggaactagactctaactcgggacctttgcctttcgcaggcaagtactctaccaactgagctacccaagctcgactcacgcccagtcctcacagctttacttctgccagtatctcgtctcctacctttcaaacttcacagaagctctcctgcgaactttgcaatatcctttctttcaggagtgctagttctgcaaggtttgcaggagagcttctggaaagtttggagacaagatactggcagaagtaaagctgtgaggatggggcgtgggtcaagcttgggtagctcagttgcaagagtacttgcctgcaaaaggcaaaggtcccgagttagtctcagtccggcacacagttttaatctgccaggaagtatcagatGGTTGTCATTTACCTATTAATGTTTGCCATTGCCTAATCCTATTTTTCTTCTTAAATCTATTAATTGCATCAAAGCTACCATTAACACAGTATTACATAAAATGCCTCTATTTCCTTTATTTTTAGGGACAAGCTGTCGCACAGTTGTGCAGAACAGTGGATGATGTGACTGTGTTTGGTGTAGCTTCAAAAGGAAAACATGAGGCTCTGAAGTCGACCATTAACCACTTATTAGAGCGTGGAAGTGACTATGCAAGTGAAGTCAGAAAGTGAGTACATGTCACAGAGACCTGCATTCATTATTTCTTCACAATGCAGCATTAAATGACACCTCTTCTTATGGCAGGTTGGCGCCTGAGGGTGTGGATATTTTCCTAGATTGTCTTTGTGGTGAAGAATGCAACAGGGGCTATTCCTTGTTGAAACCAATGGGAAAATACATTCTTTATGGTAATGTAGCAACTCTCTAATACAAATCTAGCTTGTAATatagttacaaaaataaattaacaattgtTTGTCTCTGATAGCaaacaataacattaaaattattttcttgttttaagggTCTTCCAATGTTGTGACAGGAGAGACCaaaagcatcttcagtgttgctagaTCAGTAAGTAAAATATTGCAACAATGTTACACTTCTTGCTGCAGTTACTTACTTAGGTTTGTTGTGATTAGTTATAGGTGAATCTCttaaaatgatttttctttacCAGTGGTGGCAGGTAGACAAAGTGTCACCAATTAAGCTCTTTGATGAGAACAAGACCCTCTCTGGGTTCAACATTCGTCACCTTTTGTATCAACAAAGTGGAGCgccatacattaaaaaaataatggaTTCTGTGTTTAAACTGTGGAAGGATGGAAAAATTAAACCTGTAGTAGATTCAACATGGGCACTTGAAGATGTAagtataatattttaaaatattttcagagcCGTTCTGAGATACCATTTTTTgaagagattattattattattattattattattattattattattattttagccaCTAAATACCTCTTATGGTCTCCAAAACTTATTGGTTCTAATGTGATCAAAATTGTGAGCATTTACTATAAGCAAGAGGTGGAAGTTGGTAGGATTAATACTACTATGGAAACTCTTGTGAATTATCATAGGGTTATTAATAAAAACATATCTACTACACACTGAATTCATTGGGGAATAAAAGTGAAAGATCATGTCTTTAAATTTGTATAAGACTGTGCAGTACAAAGTTCAgagcagaaaatgcaaaaatgaataAATGACAATTCAGCAAAAGGAGAGGTCTATATTTGGAATGCAGTCAGGGGAAATAAAGTAGTAGTAAAAATGAAACTAAACAAGCTGAGGATACTCGGTACTAAGCCACCATTAAGGATGTTCTGTGATTTAGGTCAAATGCAGATGTTATGAAGTGGTAATGATACTCTGATGAAATAGAATTGGAGACATTGTGAATCTTTCCTTGTAACTGCGCAGACTACTGTGGATACCCTTAATTATATTGTGTGTTGTATGCATTTGCTGACCCACCCTTTCTTATGAATAGTGCagcactgaattttttttaaaataatgcagtAGTAACATTGTGCTTGATTATGTATAATTACCCATGACTTAGTAATTAAACCTATTTAGATAGTTGACCCTCTGAAAAAATCTTTACTTCAGTGTGTATTAGTATTACTTTTAGTGGTGGTTGAAGTATCAAGTGACAAATGCAACAACTTCGGGAGCCAAGCTAAGAGGGGTGACAGATGTGCCATATCTGTAAGGTATcaatacagggtgtatcacaatTTGGTGCAGCTGCTTGGGCTGCCAAGCTGAGACAGGCACCAGGGGTGCTGCAAATGTAAGGGTTCTATGTAGCATCTAGTACAATTAGTAGTAAAAACTGAGGCAGGGACAGTGTAAGGGGAGAGGGTGCAAAATAGTTGCTTGTGTGGAAAAAAGTGCTTGAACTGGCTGTAGTTACTGTCCACACTGATGCTGATTCAATGTCAGGAAAAAGTTGATCTACATAAAATCATTTCTCTGCACACCAGAGTAATGGCCATTGTATACAAATGTGTGTAATACACAAAATGTTGGTGCTAAATTTTCTGAAACTTATCTTTATCCATCTTGTAGGTACCAGAAGCTATGCAAAAGATGCATGACAGGAAGAACATTGGCAAAATTGTACTCGATCCAGGGATGGAACCTAAGCCTAAACCAGCAACCCCTGCTAAGGGAAAGGCCAAAGGTGGAGACAAAGAGGAGAAAAAGAAGGATGAGGAGAAAAAGGAGGAAGAGAAGAAAGaggaagaaactggtacaagcaacGAAGGAAGTGGTGGTGACACAGCTGCCAATGGTGAGTAATGGCTCCACTTCTTCCCATAAAATTGTGATGTTACCTTAAACAAAATCTTAATAAACTGTTGATCACATTCCTGTATTTTCCAGAAGCAAAGGAGAAAGAGGCCTCAAGCTGAACAATGAATTTCTGCAATGATGCGCTTAAACATTGACCACATTGAAAATTGTGCTGTtatatttttgtgtaaaaatattaGCATAATTATTTTGACATCATATACATTACTAAAGAATGTGACCATATTGTGAGTGTAAGTTCGTttgtgtgctgatgtgtgtttgtcgGATGTTGCTGAACTTTCTTGAGCTGAATTATTTACATGAATTCTGTCAGACATGAGTTTCCAAATACATGTACCATATCATGGTGACAGTTTCACACATTCACATGTTGAtggaatgtttatttttcaaagctACTTTTGAGGTACTTTAGATTAGTTCTCATCTACAAACTTTTAATACTGCCATAGTGGTACTTTATTGTGTGTCTGGCAATGATTGAAATTTTGAGTGTAATGGATACTG contains these protein-coding regions:
- the LOC126262524 gene encoding LOW QUALITY PROTEIN: synaptic vesicle membrane protein VAT-1 homolog-like (The sequence of the model RefSeq protein was modified relative to this genomic sequence to represent the inferred CDS: deleted 1 base in 1 codon) gives rise to the protein MSDQPENKPTEEKAQEKPESQAEAPAASDEAESTEKAPEQPPKEMRAVVLTGFGGLKSVKVLKKPEPTLGEGEILIRVKACGLNFQDLMVRQGAIDSPPKTPFILGFECAGDIEEVGPGVEGFKVGDSVVALPEYRAWAELVAVPAKYVFPLPSGMTHLDAAAIAMNYIVAYVLLFSELGGLAPGKSVLVHSAGGGVGQAVAQLCRTVDDVTVFGVASKGKHEALKSTINHLLERGSDYASEVRKLAPEGVDIFLDCLCGEECNRGYSLLKPMGKYILYGSSNVVTGETKSIFSVARSWWQVDKVSPIKLFDENKTLSGFNIRHLLYQQSGAPYIKKIMDSVFKLWKDGKIKPVVDSTWALEDVPEAMQKMHDRKNIGKIVLDPGMEPKPKPATPAKGKAKGGDKEEKKKDEEKKEEEKKEEETGTSNEGSGGDTAANEAKEKEASS